In one Actinomycetota bacterium genomic region, the following are encoded:
- a CDS encoding ABC transporter substrate-binding protein yields MTGDLPRGGADDAPIRAFLIADVRGYTLFTQERGDEAGAKLAAKFADIVRDVVETRGGTLLELRGDEALCVFGSAREAIRTAVELQERFVEETIASPELPLTVGIGLDAGEAVPVEGGYRGGALNLAARLCGQARAGEILASREATHLARRLDGIRYQDRGSLTFKGLSDPVTVVRVVPETGDPIERLRPFAPPAPEPPPTQRRWLVPVAVAAALALVAVAIPLLGGDEDPGHIGSDSVALLDIEDGSVGLSETIGDRPGAMAVAFDSVWVLQPDRGRIVRLDTDDGAVQDTIPVGSSPASLVAGDDEIWVTNAVDGTVSRVDEETNQASQSLPAGSRPTGIASGDGALWIADTTGAALLRVDPSGVDEPSSIPLPGEPAGVEWTDHGVWVSYSPDGIARIDPSSGMITHTQTVGAEPTAILLAHGSIWVANHLGGTVARIDPSSGDVVDLIPVGDGPNALASTTDSVWVTNEYDGTVMMIDPTTNDVARAVSLDATAASLATDGDGLWVAVGASASEHRGGTLRVAGGVIESLDPAVAYDTQAWQILTITNDGLLSYKRVGGTEGTTLVPDLASALPDVSPDGLTYRFPLRDGLRYSTGEPVLPEDFRYGLERAIAITPDAANFFGAIEGAAACAEAGQACDLSNGILVDGAAISIRLERPDPDFLYKLAMPFAYPLPSIVPMEDQRLEPLPATGPYMVRDGSREGIELGRNPEFQQWSGAAQPDGFVDAITWEFREGRIDALQAGALDWTIGAPPEDVDALRASSPDQVVSAPDSSIFFVGFDVAQAPFDDVRVRRAVNYAIDRAHVVELLGGPAFFRPSCQLVPPSIPGYQPFCPYTADPDTGRWSAPDLERARQLIQAAGVAGDHVTVWSPSGAGVPTGIDEVMAYVADLLTQLGLPAELRVIDNVDTYFGKYLYGTEPGTARHPAIFMAGWLPDFLTATNYIEPQFGCNAGPNAFGVCDRTLERMMDEAKRLQLLDLGAANRAWAEADRRLVEEAMLAPLTNGLVAYPVSDRVGNVQIHPLWTLLLSRLWVR; encoded by the coding sequence ATGACCGGCGACCTCCCTCGCGGCGGTGCGGACGACGCTCCGATCCGCGCGTTCCTGATCGCGGACGTTCGCGGTTACACCCTGTTCACCCAGGAGCGCGGGGACGAGGCCGGGGCGAAGCTGGCGGCCAAATTCGCCGACATCGTCCGCGACGTTGTCGAGACCCGCGGCGGGACGCTGCTCGAGCTCCGCGGCGACGAGGCTCTCTGCGTATTCGGGTCCGCGCGCGAGGCGATCCGCACGGCGGTCGAGCTCCAAGAGCGATTCGTCGAGGAGACCATCGCGTCGCCGGAGCTGCCGCTCACCGTCGGAATCGGTCTGGATGCGGGCGAGGCGGTTCCCGTCGAGGGCGGGTACCGCGGCGGCGCGCTGAACCTCGCTGCGCGGCTGTGCGGTCAAGCGCGTGCCGGCGAGATTCTCGCCTCACGTGAGGCGACCCACCTGGCGCGCCGGCTCGACGGCATCCGCTACCAAGACCGCGGCTCACTGACGTTCAAGGGCCTGTCGGATCCCGTGACCGTCGTGCGCGTCGTTCCCGAAACGGGCGACCCGATCGAGCGGCTCCGGCCATTCGCACCGCCGGCGCCCGAGCCGCCGCCAACGCAGCGACGGTGGCTCGTACCGGTAGCGGTCGCCGCTGCGCTGGCGCTCGTCGCGGTCGCCATCCCGCTGCTGGGCGGTGACGAAGATCCGGGGCACATCGGCTCGGACTCAGTCGCGCTGCTCGATATCGAGGACGGATCCGTAGGTCTGTCCGAGACGATCGGCGACCGACCGGGTGCCATGGCGGTCGCGTTCGACAGCGTGTGGGTTCTCCAGCCCGACCGTGGTCGCATCGTCCGTCTCGACACCGACGACGGCGCGGTGCAGGACACGATCCCCGTTGGATCGTCCCCCGCGTCGCTCGTGGCCGGCGACGATGAGATTTGGGTAACAAACGCCGTGGACGGCACGGTCAGCCGGGTCGACGAGGAGACGAACCAGGCAAGCCAGTCGCTACCCGCCGGATCGCGCCCGACGGGCATCGCCAGCGGGGACGGTGCACTGTGGATCGCCGACACGACCGGCGCGGCCCTCCTCCGCGTCGACCCGTCCGGCGTCGACGAGCCCTCTTCGATCCCGCTCCCCGGCGAGCCCGCAGGCGTCGAGTGGACCGATCACGGGGTTTGGGTCTCCTACTCCCCCGACGGCATCGCTCGCATCGATCCGTCCTCCGGCATGATCACTCACACCCAGACGGTCGGAGCCGAACCGACGGCCATCCTGTTGGCGCACGGATCGATCTGGGTCGCGAACCACCTCGGCGGCACTGTCGCGCGCATCGACCCGTCGAGTGGCGACGTCGTGGATCTGATCCCTGTCGGTGACGGACCGAACGCGCTGGCGTCGACGACCGACTCGGTGTGGGTGACGAACGAGTACGACGGGACGGTGATGATGATCGACCCGACGACAAACGATGTCGCACGCGCGGTCTCGCTCGATGCGACGGCGGCGTCGCTTGCTACCGATGGCGACGGTCTGTGGGTCGCGGTCGGCGCGTCTGCCAGTGAACATCGCGGCGGTACGCTGCGAGTCGCGGGCGGGGTCATCGAGAGTCTGGATCCCGCAGTCGCGTACGACACGCAAGCGTGGCAGATCCTGACGATCACGAACGACGGGCTCCTCTCGTACAAGCGGGTCGGCGGCACCGAGGGCACGACGCTCGTCCCCGACCTGGCCTCTGCCCTGCCCGACGTCTCCCCCGACGGACTGACCTATCGGTTCCCATTGCGCGACGGCCTCCGCTACTCCACCGGAGAACCGGTCCTTCCTGAGGACTTCCGCTACGGGCTCGAGCGGGCGATCGCCATCACTCCCGATGCCGCCAACTTTTTCGGAGCGATCGAGGGCGCGGCGGCGTGCGCCGAGGCCGGACAGGCGTGCGACCTATCCAACGGGATCCTCGTCGATGGAGCGGCGATCTCGATCCGGCTCGAACGACCGGACCCCGACTTCCTGTACAAGCTCGCGATGCCGTTTGCCTACCCGCTGCCGTCAATCGTCCCGATGGAAGATCAGCGCCTCGAGCCGCTCCCGGCGACAGGCCCGTATATGGTTCGGGACGGCAGCCGAGAAGGGATCGAGCTCGGCCGCAACCCGGAATTCCAGCAGTGGTCAGGCGCGGCCCAACCCGACGGCTTCGTCGACGCAATCACATGGGAGTTCCGCGAGGGTCGTATCGACGCGCTCCAAGCCGGAGCGCTCGACTGGACAATAGGGGCGCCCCCCGAGGACGTGGATGCGCTCCGCGCGTCGAGTCCGGACCAGGTTGTCTCCGCACCGGATTCGTCGATCTTTTTCGTGGGGTTCGACGTCGCTCAGGCGCCGTTCGACGACGTTCGGGTTCGTCGGGCGGTCAACTACGCAATCGACCGCGCGCACGTCGTCGAGCTCTTGGGCGGGCCGGCGTTCTTCCGCCCGTCGTGCCAGCTCGTGCCGCCGAGCATTCCCGGGTACCAGCCCTTCTGCCCGTACACGGCTGATCCCGACACCGGGCGCTGGTCCGCGCCGGACCTCGAGCGCGCGCGCCAGCTGATCCAGGCCGCCGGCGTTGCGGGCGACCACGTTACGGTCTGGTCGCCCAGTGGCGCGGGTGTTCCCACAGGGATCGACGAGGTCATGGCCTACGTCGCGGACCTGCTGACGCAGCTCGGGCTGCCGGCAGAGTTGAGGGTGATCGACAACGTCGACACATACTTCGGCAAATACCTGTACGGGACAGAGCCGGGAACCGCGCGCCATCCCGCGATCTTCATGGCCGGATGGCTTCCGGACTTCTTGACCGCGACGAACTACATCGAGCCGCAGTTCGGTTGCAACGCCGGCCCGAACGCGTTCGGCGTCTGCGATCGAACGCTCGAGCGCATGATGGACGAAGCGAAGCGCCTCCAGCTGTTAGACCTCGGCGCGGCGAACCGGGCGTGGGCAGAGGCGGACCGGCGACTCGTCGAAGAGGCCATGCTCGCGCCGCTCACGAATGGCCTCGTGGCGTATCCCGTGTCGGACCGGGTGGGGAACGTCCAAATCCACCCGCTGTGGACGCTTCTCCTCAGCCGCCTCTGGGTGCGCTGA
- a CDS encoding FadR/GntR family transcriptional regulator, giving the protein MSQRRPNAPLVPNASPSDTVGTRDGAAHRFTSVTAETLSRRITRELIASIIQGHYGPGDLLPTEEELCQQLGVSRSVVREATKAVTILGMVRSRQGRGTEVLPDENWNEFAPEVIEARSDLQTVDEFLVHLLELRRIIEVEAAGLAARRADAEAIASMASLIAAMEDADDVEAFARLDVRFHDAILAATRNRPLRSLLRMIEPALLAARTVSLTTRRAGLRRSAKEHRVIAEAIRERSATRARRAMTTHLSWTANLSVDRADGSRSRGSRKSRASS; this is encoded by the coding sequence GTGTCGCAGCGACGCCCCAACGCACCGCTCGTCCCAAATGCGAGCCCCAGCGACACCGTCGGCACCCGTGACGGAGCCGCGCACCGATTCACATCCGTCACAGCGGAGACGCTCTCACGCAGGATCACCCGAGAGCTCATCGCGAGCATCATCCAGGGCCACTACGGGCCCGGCGACCTTCTACCCACGGAGGAGGAGCTCTGCCAGCAGCTCGGCGTCAGCCGATCGGTCGTTCGCGAGGCCACCAAGGCCGTGACGATCCTGGGCATGGTCAGGAGCCGGCAGGGACGGGGGACGGAGGTACTACCCGACGAGAATTGGAACGAGTTCGCGCCGGAGGTCATCGAGGCGCGAAGCGATCTTCAGACAGTCGATGAGTTCCTCGTGCACCTGCTCGAGCTTCGCCGGATCATCGAGGTTGAAGCTGCGGGACTCGCGGCGCGGCGCGCCGACGCCGAGGCCATCGCCTCGATGGCGTCGTTGATTGCCGCGATGGAGGACGCCGACGATGTCGAGGCCTTCGCGCGACTCGACGTGCGTTTCCATGACGCGATCCTCGCCGCGACGCGCAATCGTCCGCTTCGGAGCCTGCTGAGGATGATCGAGCCGGCGCTCCTAGCAGCTCGGACCGTCAGCCTCACCACGCGGCGCGCGGGCCTGAGACGATCGGCGAAGGAGCACCGCGTGATCGCCGAGGCGATCCGAGAGCGTTCGGCAACACGGGCGCGTCGGGCGATGACGACGCACCTGTCGTGGACCGCGAACCTGTCGGTCGATCGAGCCGACGGTTCGCGCTCTCGAGGGTCGCGAAAGTCCCGCGCGTCCTCCTGA
- a CDS encoding DUF1028 domain-containing protein, which produces MGKGWIGRRPIATYSIVARDGTGALGVGVQSHWFNVGAVVPWVEAGVGAVAVQSISDPSSGTRALDQLRSGGSAAAALESLLDRDEQAAYRQIAIVDADGVVATHTGDLCIAEAGHDIGAGFSAQANLMDRPSVWSAMTEAFAGADGDLAERLVTALEAADNEGGDVRGRQSAALVVVPAPGRDDPAFDLRVEDAPDPLGELRRLVSLQRAYIQLNRGDAMMAAGRADAALADYEAATQMVPDSATDGEAAFWTGVAFAGNGRVDDGVPYLARAAVFGEQWKKLLPRLVRSEMFPDDDALLQRALDAVSPDEQ; this is translated from the coding sequence GTGGGCAAGGGTTGGATCGGACGTCGACCGATCGCGACGTACTCGATCGTTGCGCGCGACGGCACCGGAGCGTTGGGCGTCGGCGTCCAATCGCACTGGTTCAACGTAGGAGCGGTCGTTCCGTGGGTGGAGGCTGGGGTGGGCGCCGTCGCGGTTCAGTCGATCAGCGATCCATCGTCGGGCACGAGGGCGCTCGATCAGCTGCGATCAGGTGGGAGCGCCGCCGCGGCCCTCGAGAGCCTGCTCGACCGCGATGAGCAGGCCGCGTACCGCCAGATCGCCATCGTGGACGCCGACGGGGTCGTCGCAACGCACACCGGTGACCTGTGCATAGCCGAGGCGGGGCACGACATAGGCGCCGGGTTCTCCGCGCAGGCGAACCTCATGGATCGCCCGTCGGTCTGGTCGGCGATGACGGAAGCGTTCGCGGGGGCCGACGGCGACCTCGCCGAGCGTCTCGTCACCGCGCTCGAGGCCGCGGATAACGAGGGAGGAGACGTGCGCGGGCGGCAATCGGCCGCGCTGGTCGTGGTGCCGGCACCGGGCCGCGACGACCCTGCATTCGATCTCCGGGTCGAGGACGCGCCCGACCCGCTCGGAGAGCTGCGTCGGTTGGTGTCGCTGCAGCGGGCGTACATCCAGCTGAACCGGGGCGACGCGATGATGGCCGCCGGCCGCGCCGACGCGGCACTGGCCGACTACGAGGCGGCGACCCAGATGGTTCCTGACTCCGCCACCGACGGCGAGGCCGCGTTCTGGACAGGAGTGGCCTTCGCCGGGAACGGTCGGGTCGACGACGGCGTCCCGTACCTTGCCCGCGCGGCGGTTTTCGGCGAGCAGTGGAAGAAACTGCTCCCGCGGCTCGTCCGCTCGGAGATGTTCCCCGACGACGACGCGCTACTGCAGCGTGCGCTCGACGCAGTCAGTCCGGATGAGCAGTAG
- a CDS encoding ABC transporter substrate-binding protein gives MERFGRARFLVIAALMSLLVAACGGGDGGGDDEGRGDGSSELEEVTWALPGLPDVLLVPHDWTTYSGAVMSLVEEGLLAFGDDLSLQPALAEDYEVVDPTTYVFTLRDGVTFHDGTPLTADDVVFSIEWNMDPDNASQLAAFFASVDTVEATAENEVTITLKKPDAQFIYSTAHMSGFIMKQDQLEPAGEDFGTPDLLPVGTGPYQLVEFVPDDHVTLERFDDYWGDPGASQRIVIREIPDSQTRLLAMQNGDIDGTFDVPVSEADQWEGLDGVTLITAPSNGVYQLILDFETPPFDDPNVRKAIALAVDREGIVQAVLHGNGAPARAINPPGIWGGVLDEGAVTQFYDTIPTYQFDLDAARAALAESSVPDGFDFSVPVPNNDPVAINSFLAIAESLGQIGITMDVRQVDPGEWLDVYFGHEDLGAQFMSYFPDYADPANYPYLFYYSGNAVANGLNGSNYRNDEVDAAIETALQSTDTDERAQALEEAIAQAQEDVATVPIHWPDSAMAISDELRLDGYNAFWYNIPWATRGFGSA, from the coding sequence ATGGAACGGTTCGGTCGCGCTCGGTTCCTGGTCATCGCGGCGCTGATGTCCCTGCTCGTCGCCGCCTGCGGCGGTGGCGACGGAGGAGGCGACGACGAGGGCCGCGGGGACGGATCGAGCGAGCTCGAAGAGGTCACGTGGGCGCTCCCGGGCCTCCCCGACGTCCTGCTCGTGCCCCACGACTGGACCACCTATTCCGGAGCGGTGATGTCGCTCGTCGAGGAGGGCCTGCTGGCGTTCGGTGACGACCTCAGCCTGCAGCCGGCGTTGGCGGAGGACTATGAGGTCGTTGACCCGACAACGTACGTCTTCACGCTGCGCGACGGCGTGACGTTCCACGACGGCACGCCGCTCACCGCCGACGACGTCGTTTTCAGCATCGAGTGGAACATGGATCCGGACAACGCGTCGCAACTCGCTGCGTTCTTTGCGTCGGTCGACACGGTCGAGGCCACAGCGGAGAACGAGGTCACGATCACGCTGAAGAAGCCCGACGCGCAGTTCATCTACTCCACTGCGCACATGTCGGGGTTCATCATGAAGCAGGACCAGCTCGAGCCGGCGGGGGAGGACTTCGGCACGCCCGACCTCCTGCCGGTCGGGACCGGCCCGTACCAGCTCGTCGAGTTCGTGCCGGACGACCACGTCACGCTCGAGCGCTTCGACGACTACTGGGGCGACCCGGGCGCGTCGCAGCGGATCGTGATCCGCGAGATCCCCGATTCGCAGACGCGCCTGCTGGCGATGCAGAACGGTGATATCGACGGAACGTTCGACGTCCCCGTCTCCGAGGCGGACCAGTGGGAAGGGCTCGACGGCGTCACGCTGATCACGGCACCATCGAACGGCGTCTACCAGCTGATCCTGGACTTCGAGACGCCCCCGTTCGACGACCCGAACGTCCGCAAGGCGATCGCCCTGGCCGTCGACCGAGAAGGGATCGTGCAGGCGGTTCTGCACGGCAACGGCGCGCCAGCCCGCGCGATCAATCCGCCGGGGATCTGGGGCGGCGTGCTGGACGAGGGAGCGGTGACCCAGTTCTACGACACGATCCCGACATACCAATTCGACCTCGATGCCGCGCGCGCTGCGCTCGCCGAGTCGTCGGTGCCCGACGGCTTCGACTTCTCCGTTCCGGTGCCCAACAACGACCCGGTCGCGATCAACTCGTTCCTCGCGATCGCCGAGTCGCTCGGGCAGATCGGCATCACGATGGACGTCCGGCAGGTCGACCCGGGTGAGTGGCTCGACGTCTACTTCGGGCACGAGGACCTGGGTGCCCAATTCATGTCGTACTTCCCGGACTATGCCGACCCCGCGAACTACCCGTACCTCTTCTATTACAGCGGGAACGCAGTGGCGAACGGGCTGAACGGCTCGAATTACCGCAACGACGAAGTCGACGCCGCGATCGAGACGGCGCTCCAGTCGACGGATACAGACGAACGCGCACAGGCGCTCGAGGAGGCGATCGCACAGGCGCAGGAGGACGTAGCCACGGTGCCGATCCACTGGCCCGACTCGGCGATGGCGATCAGCGACGAGCTGCGCCTCGATGGCTACAACGCCTTCTGGTACAACATCCCGTGGGCGACCCGCGGGTTCGGATCGGCATAG